The following are from one region of the Moritella sp. 24 genome:
- a CDS encoding alkaline phosphatase D family protein, with protein MPTPMSTTTLDLLPLVIAGPILRHCDTRHFTLWFVSSTPLSELSLRLQGADFSRQLTNDEVHTVKLGKHAYQYLVNVAEDALLPANVDVKYQLTDAIQGDVFAQVDELCYPNSHCVDNVEPAQPSVLVKPQISDLLHGSCRQPHHHSDDALVAADTHLQQLSSLDERPALLMLSGDQVYVDDIAGPMLHAIGQVIDLLGLPEEGFTAASINNSRELSYQPEDMYQRHINLLPSTEYLSKTALHNWYVNHAIFTSSSAENHLVSVSEIMALYLLSWSPELWELVTIPRDVTGLSTKNLKRWQQQWDNLLAFKAGLIKVRRLMAHLPTYMIFDDHDVTDDWNLTAKWEEAAYGHAFSKRIIGNALIGYALFQGLGNNPQVMIENLGEELDMYFSQLTDDTQDQLVATLLKYEQWHYTLATSPKLVVLDTRTRRWRSESNLAKPSGLMDWEAMMEFQHELVGEDKVIIVSPAPMYGVKVIETVQRIATMCGASLLVDAENWMAHPGTANTLLSIFMHRKTPQQFVILSGDVHYSFAYEIGIRFRHGGPQIYQITCSGLKNQFPEQLLPYFDKLNAWLYGYYSPLNFFTKRKRMTIRGCRPNHDKDKRLVNHSGIGMVSFADNGAPNKIAVLHSDMTETLFIPPKHD; from the coding sequence ATGCCAACACCGATGTCCACTACTACTTTAGACCTACTGCCACTTGTTATTGCTGGCCCAATCTTACGTCATTGTGATACTCGCCATTTCACGCTGTGGTTTGTGAGTTCAACTCCCTTGTCTGAACTTAGCTTGAGATTGCAAGGTGCAGATTTTTCACGCCAATTAACCAATGATGAAGTACATACTGTTAAATTGGGTAAGCATGCTTATCAATATCTGGTTAATGTGGCGGAAGATGCGTTATTACCTGCGAATGTGGATGTTAAATACCAACTGACGGATGCTATTCAAGGAGACGTATTCGCGCAAGTTGATGAACTCTGTTATCCGAATTCACACTGCGTCGATAATGTTGAACCTGCACAGCCTAGTGTGCTCGTGAAACCACAAATTAGTGATTTATTGCACGGCTCTTGTCGTCAACCGCACCATCATAGTGATGATGCATTGGTGGCCGCAGATACGCATTTACAGCAATTATCATCGTTAGATGAGCGGCCTGCATTACTGATGTTGAGTGGTGACCAAGTCTATGTGGATGATATTGCCGGACCTATGCTACATGCTATCGGACAGGTCATTGATCTGCTAGGCCTACCAGAAGAAGGGTTTACGGCTGCAAGTATTAATAACAGTCGTGAACTAAGCTATCAACCCGAAGACATGTATCAACGGCATATAAACCTGTTGCCGAGTACTGAGTATCTAAGTAAAACAGCACTGCATAATTGGTATGTGAACCATGCTATTTTCACGTCTTCATCGGCAGAAAACCATTTGGTGAGTGTTAGTGAAATTATGGCTTTATATTTGTTGTCGTGGTCGCCGGAGTTATGGGAATTAGTCACTATCCCACGAGATGTGACAGGACTAAGTACAAAAAATTTAAAACGGTGGCAGCAGCAATGGGATAACCTGTTGGCGTTCAAAGCTGGCCTGATTAAAGTTCGCCGCCTGATGGCGCATTTACCAACGTATATGATATTTGATGATCATGACGTAACGGATGATTGGAACTTAACTGCGAAATGGGAAGAAGCGGCTTATGGTCATGCTTTTTCAAAACGGATCATCGGTAATGCCCTGATCGGTTATGCCTTATTTCAAGGCTTAGGTAATAACCCACAGGTTATGATTGAAAACCTCGGTGAAGAGTTAGATATGTATTTCTCTCAATTGACTGATGATACTCAAGATCAGCTTGTTGCGACGTTATTAAAATACGAACAATGGCACTATACCTTAGCCACTTCGCCAAAATTGGTGGTGCTGGATACACGAACGAGACGCTGGCGTAGTGAGTCCAATTTGGCTAAACCATCTGGATTAATGGATTGGGAAGCGATGATGGAGTTTCAACATGAGTTAGTGGGGGAAGATAAGGTTATCATCGTATCACCAGCGCCAATGTACGGTGTTAAGGTGATTGAAACGGTACAACGTATTGCGACGATGTGTGGTGCTTCACTATTGGTTGATGCTGAAAACTGGATGGCTCACCCTGGTACGGCGAACACATTATTGAGTATCTTTATGCACCGTAAGACACCACAGCAGTTTGTGATTCTATCGGGAGATGTTCATTACTCATTTGCCTATGAAATTGGGATCCGTTTTCGTCATGGTGGGCCGCAGATATATCAAATTACGTGTAGCGGTTTAAAAAATCAGTTCCCTGAACAATTACTTCCGTATTTCGATAAATTAAATGCGTGGTTATATGGTTATTATTCACCGTTAAACTTCTTTACTAAACGTAAACGTATGACTATTCGTGGTTGTAGACCGAACCATGATAAGGATAAACGCTTAGTTAATCACAGTGGTATTGGCATGGTGAGTTTTGCTGATAACGGGGCACCAAACAAGATAGCTGTATTGCACAGTGATATGACCGAAACTCTATTTATACCGCCAAAACATGATTAA
- a CDS encoding PaaI family thioesterase, with protein MKLFNLLSDTTKYTLFLRLFTLLKVPSLFYVRPSVHQLDERICTIKIPFKRRNKNHMNSMFVGVLASGADCAGVLAAMHKTQMKGVKVAFALKSMQVDFIKRAEGDTYFTCEQGLDIAQYVKEAVITGERLNRPIKIIATCPESSGDEPVAAFTLMLSLKSMKQSTDINKVAA; from the coding sequence ATGAAGCTATTCAACTTATTGTCAGATACAACGAAATACACACTATTCCTACGATTATTCACACTTCTTAAAGTACCCTCGTTATTTTATGTTCGACCTTCAGTTCATCAACTTGATGAACGTATTTGTACTATTAAGATCCCGTTTAAAAGACGTAATAAGAATCACATGAATTCGATGTTTGTGGGGGTGCTTGCAAGTGGCGCTGACTGTGCGGGTGTATTAGCAGCAATGCACAAAACTCAGATGAAAGGCGTTAAGGTGGCTTTTGCGCTAAAATCGATGCAGGTCGATTTTATTAAACGTGCAGAGGGGGATACTTATTTTACTTGTGAGCAAGGACTTGATATTGCCCAGTATGTAAAGGAGGCGGTGATTACTGGCGAGCGATTAAATAGACCGATTAAGATTATTGCGACTTGCCCTGAGAGTAGTGGCGATGAACCTGTTGCCGCATTTACTTTAATGTTGTCATTGAAAAGTATGAAGCAATCAACCGACATAAATAAGGTTGCAGCTTAA
- the nadB gene encoding L-aspartate oxidase: MRTNAEYQSDVLIIGSGAAGLSLALKLADHAKVTVLSKSSLTEGSTLYAQGGIAAVFDESDSIEGHVADTLIAGAGLCDEETVSFTASSAATSLNWLIDKGAPFDQVSDDNGDQQYHLTKEGGHSHRRILHAADATGKAVQTTLIDNVSQHPNITLMERFNAVDLISTKQLNQATNRIVGAYVWNREAEKVEVIKARFVILATGGASKVYQYTSNPDVSSGDGIAMAWRAGCRVANMEFNQFHPTCLFHPDAKNFLLTEALRGEGAYLRHADGTRFMPSFDERAELAPRDIVARAIDFEMKRLGSDCVYLDISHKPAEFIINHFPTIYERCLKLGIDITTDPIPAVPAAHYTCGGVMTDLTGQTDMRGLYAIGEVAYTGLHGANRLASNSLLECIVFAHAAAEDILSKLHKQRKNYCIPAWDESKVTNSDEEVIIQHNWHELRLFMWDYVGIVRTTKRLERALRRVNLLQQEIDEYYSNFRVSNNLLELRNLVTVADLIIRCALERKESRGLHYTLDYPEQFDEPEPTILQPKV; this comes from the coding sequence ATGAGAACAAATGCGGAATACCAAAGCGATGTACTGATTATCGGCAGTGGTGCCGCAGGACTCTCGCTGGCCTTAAAATTAGCAGATCACGCTAAAGTCACAGTGTTGAGTAAAAGCAGCCTAACAGAAGGTTCAACGCTCTATGCCCAAGGCGGTATTGCCGCTGTTTTTGATGAATCTGACAGTATTGAAGGCCACGTTGCCGATACGCTTATCGCGGGTGCAGGCTTATGTGATGAAGAAACGGTTAGCTTTACAGCGAGTAGTGCTGCTACCAGTTTAAACTGGTTAATTGATAAAGGGGCACCTTTTGATCAAGTCTCTGACGACAATGGTGACCAGCAATACCACCTCACCAAAGAAGGCGGCCACAGCCATCGCCGTATTCTGCATGCCGCGGATGCAACAGGTAAAGCAGTACAAACAACCTTAATTGATAATGTTAGCCAACACCCTAACATTACCTTAATGGAACGCTTTAACGCGGTTGACCTGATCTCGACAAAACAGCTAAACCAAGCAACCAACCGTATTGTTGGTGCCTATGTTTGGAACCGAGAAGCCGAAAAAGTAGAAGTAATTAAAGCACGCTTTGTTATTTTGGCAACGGGTGGTGCAAGTAAAGTTTACCAATATACCAGTAACCCCGATGTATCGAGTGGTGATGGCATTGCAATGGCATGGCGCGCAGGTTGTCGTGTGGCAAACATGGAATTCAATCAATTTCACCCTACCTGCTTATTCCACCCAGATGCAAAGAACTTCTTATTAACAGAAGCATTACGTGGTGAAGGCGCTTATTTACGTCATGCCGATGGCACACGTTTTATGCCTAGCTTCGATGAACGAGCAGAGCTTGCTCCTCGTGACATTGTTGCCCGTGCTATCGATTTTGAAATGAAACGTCTTGGTAGTGACTGTGTTTATTTAGATATCAGCCACAAACCTGCTGAATTTATTATTAACCACTTCCCGACTATTTATGAACGTTGCTTAAAGTTAGGTATTGATATCACGACAGATCCGATACCAGCCGTACCAGCAGCCCATTATACCTGTGGTGGTGTCATGACTGACTTAACAGGTCAAACTGACATGCGCGGCTTATATGCGATAGGTGAAGTTGCTTATACTGGCTTACACGGTGCAAATCGTCTCGCGAGTAATTCATTATTAGAGTGTATTGTTTTTGCACACGCGGCAGCAGAAGATATCCTGTCTAAGTTACATAAACAGCGTAAAAATTACTGCATTCCAGCTTGGGATGAGAGCAAAGTAACTAACTCTGATGAAGAAGTGATTATTCAACATAACTGGCATGAGCTGCGTCTGTTTATGTGGGATTATGTTGGGATTGTAAGAACAACGAAACGTCTAGAGCGTGCGCTGCGTCGTGTGAATCTATTACAACAAGAAATTGATGAGTACTATAGTAACTTCCGCGTCAGCAACAACTTATTAGAATTAAGAAACCTCGTCACAGTTGCAGATTTAATTATCCGTTGTGCATTAGAACGTAAAGAAAGTCGCGGCTTGCACTACACACTTGACTACCCAGAGCAATTTGACGAACCAGAGCCAACGATCTTACAACCTAAGGTATAG
- the rpoE gene encoding RNA polymerase sigma factor RpoE encodes MSAKETDLQLVERVQGGDKAAFNLLVTKYQQKVANLISRYVSASGDVADVTQEVFIKAYRALPNFRGDSAFYTWLYRIASNTAKNYLIAQSRRPPANDIDAADAEFYEGNDGMRESSTPERVILAEEMKAVIFSVIDGLPDELRTAITLREMEGMSYDDISIVMGCPVGTVRSRIFRAREAIEVKLKPLLQQ; translated from the coding sequence ATGAGTGCAAAAGAAACGGACTTGCAATTAGTTGAGCGAGTTCAAGGCGGTGACAAGGCCGCATTTAATTTATTGGTGACTAAATACCAACAAAAAGTTGCGAACCTGATCTCACGTTATGTTTCAGCCAGCGGTGACGTTGCGGATGTGACTCAGGAAGTGTTCATTAAAGCCTATCGTGCCTTACCTAACTTTAGGGGCGACAGTGCGTTTTATACCTGGCTATATCGTATTGCCAGTAATACAGCTAAGAATTATTTAATTGCACAAAGTAGACGACCACCTGCGAATGATATTGACGCGGCAGATGCGGAGTTCTATGAAGGCAATGATGGAATGCGTGAATCATCAACACCCGAACGCGTTATTTTAGCGGAAGAAATGAAAGCAGTTATTTTTTCAGTTATTGATGGGTTACCAGATGAGTTACGTACCGCGATAACACTACGTGAAATGGAAGGCATGAGTTATGACGATATTAGTATTGTCATGGGCTGCCCAGTGGGTACTGTTCGCTCACGTATCTTTCGAGCGCGTGAAGCGATTGAAGTGAAATTGAAACCCTTACTTCAACAGTAA
- a CDS encoding sigma-E factor negative regulatory protein, protein MIEKERLSSIVDNENIDVALLDELGKDKALSSSWQHYHLIGDVMRGETPATVNLDLTRAITDAIAQEPVLTMPKESANDSSFYQKVIQPWLKTGGQFAIAASVALMVITGVQYSNTEAPITGLEPALNVMPFAGVASPVSFSVESPDSRQVQPEFTDEEKVEQVRRINAFVLDHQLQKRIQQ, encoded by the coding sequence ATGATAGAAAAAGAACGTTTATCCTCCATAGTAGACAATGAAAATATTGATGTAGCACTACTCGATGAATTGGGTAAAGATAAGGCACTTTCTTCAAGTTGGCAACATTACCATCTCATTGGTGATGTGATGCGTGGAGAAACACCTGCAACGGTTAATTTAGATCTAACCCGTGCCATCACTGACGCCATTGCACAAGAACCGGTACTTACTATGCCGAAAGAAAGTGCTAACGACAGCTCTTTTTATCAAAAAGTAATACAGCCTTGGTTGAAAACCGGTGGTCAATTTGCCATTGCAGCATCGGTCGCGCTAATGGTTATTACAGGTGTGCAATACAGTAATACTGAAGCACCGATCACTGGGCTTGAACCTGCGCTAAACGTAATGCCATTTGCAGGTGTTGCATCGCCAGTAAGTTTTAGTGTTGAATCACCTGATTCACGTCAAGTGCAGCCTGAATTTACCGATGAAGAAAAAGTAGAACAAGTACGTCGTATTAATGCGTTTGTACTTGATCATCAATTACAAAAACGCATCCAGCAATAA
- a CDS encoding MucB/RseB C-terminal domain-containing protein, with protein MFKKSVGVWILLSSFFTPMVWSAVAPANDNDDNSVAKHNVPAEQQLSADALLDNMKAAFKQLNYDLSYVEIERGRITPMRYSHGLIDGVSVGHLLSLNGNPREYLRRGNITSFFEAEQAGYSLSSTAIPGLLFNLMATELTLDESLYQAIYVGGKSRVTGRLSQVVRVVPNDKYRFGYLIWVDLTTNLPLRIDMIKDSGEVVFQVMAISLYQFPDVTPWLEQLNAVKLPPVLSAMQTQALMPEPTKSEWKAAWIPNGFKLIVSNKHQIAGINQTIDYMQFSDGLVDISIYINTNAKAGSLSQGLGVSGQISLQSKITDDIEIVVVGEVPSMTAKKIADSVVRNLDN; from the coding sequence ATGTTCAAAAAAAGTGTTGGTGTGTGGATATTGTTGTCTTCATTTTTTACGCCAATGGTTTGGAGTGCAGTCGCTCCAGCCAATGATAATGACGATAACAGTGTGGCTAAGCACAATGTTCCAGCGGAACAGCAATTATCTGCTGACGCATTGTTAGATAATATGAAAGCGGCTTTTAAGCAGTTAAATTATGATCTTTCTTATGTCGAAATTGAACGTGGAAGAATTACCCCTATGCGTTACAGCCATGGGTTAATTGATGGCGTGTCTGTCGGACACTTATTGTCATTAAATGGTAATCCACGAGAATATTTACGCCGTGGCAACATCACGAGCTTTTTTGAAGCCGAACAAGCTGGTTACTCATTATCATCAACGGCGATTCCTGGGCTATTATTTAATTTAATGGCGACAGAATTAACGCTTGATGAGAGTTTATACCAAGCGATCTATGTCGGTGGTAAATCACGTGTGACAGGGCGCTTAAGCCAAGTTGTTCGTGTGGTGCCGAATGATAAATACCGTTTTGGTTATTTAATTTGGGTAGATTTAACAACCAATTTACCGCTACGTATTGATATGATCAAAGACAGTGGCGAAGTCGTATTCCAAGTGATGGCCATTTCGTTATATCAATTTCCAGATGTAACACCGTGGTTAGAGCAGTTAAATGCAGTGAAATTACCCCCTGTTTTATCTGCAATGCAAACACAAGCCTTAATGCCTGAACCGACTAAATCGGAATGGAAAGCAGCTTGGATACCGAATGGATTTAAATTGATTGTGAGTAATAAACATCAGATAGCAGGTATTAATCAGACTATTGATTATATGCAGTTTTCCGATGGGCTTGTTGATATTTCAATTTACATCAACACCAATGCGAAAGCAGGTAGTTTAAGTCAAGGATTAGGTGTATCAGGGCAAATTAGTTTACAATCTAAGATCACTGATGATATTGAGATTGTCGTTGTCGGAGAAGTACCGAGTATGACAGCTAAAAAAATAGCGGACTCCGTCGTTCGAAATCTTGATAACTAA
- a CDS encoding SoxR reducing system RseC family protein: protein MIIETAVVKNVTGDQVSVQCESQSACNHCHASDNCGTGTVAKAFPHRIHSFTVTKTAGVVTGDKIEIGLPEKNLVTSAMLVYLLPLATILLSLGLGQYLSQTLQFEGEGLVILAAFIGGGLGFSCTRKLSAKFDQRFDFKPKMIGVVTQSEVIGQWRVD, encoded by the coding sequence ATGATTATTGAAACAGCGGTTGTTAAAAATGTTACTGGAGATCAAGTTTCGGTGCAATGTGAAAGCCAGTCCGCGTGCAACCATTGCCATGCCAGCGATAACTGTGGCACGGGTACCGTCGCTAAAGCATTCCCGCATCGAATACACAGTTTCACTGTCACTAAAACAGCAGGTGTTGTTACCGGTGATAAAATCGAAATTGGCTTACCTGAGAAGAACCTTGTCACCAGCGCAATGTTGGTTTATTTATTACCATTAGCGACAATTTTACTCTCTCTTGGCCTTGGTCAATATTTATCACAAACTTTACAATTTGAAGGTGAAGGTTTGGTTATTCTCGCCGCTTTTATCGGGGGAGGCCTTGGTTTTAGTTGTACCCGTAAATTAAGCGCTAAATTCGATCAACGGTTTGATTTTAAACCTAAAATGATAGGTGTAGTGACTCAATCGGAAGTGATAGGGCAATGGCGTGTTGATTAA
- the lepA gene encoding translation elongation factor 4, producing MKHIRNFSIIAHIDHGKSTLSDRLISHCGGLSDREMAAQVLDSMDIERERGITIKAQSVTLNYKAKDGETYQLNFIDTPGHVDFSYEVSRSLAACEGALLVVDAGQGVEAQTLANCYTAMEMDLEVVPILNKIDLPAADPDRVAEEIEDIIGIDAMEATRCSAKTGLGIEDVLETIVREIPCPAEGSEEAPLQALIIDSWFDNYQGVVSLVRITNGVLRKGDKITVMSTGESHLVDKVGIFTPKQTDTNILHCGEVGFVICGIKDILGAPVGDTLTNTRRPADAPVPGFSKVKPQVYAGMFPISSDDYEAFRDALGKLSLNDASLFYEPESSTALGFGFRCGFLGLLHMEIIQERLEREYDLDLITTAPTVVYEVETKKGEIVYVDSPAKLPALNDIEEIREPIAECNILVPQEYLGNVITLCIDKRGVQTKMDYHGKQVALTYEIPMGEVVMDFFDRLKSTSRGYASLDYSFAYFNPADMVRVDVLINSDRVDALAMITHRDNSMNRGRLLVEKMKDLIPRQMFNIAIQAVIGSQVIARSTVKQMRKNVIAKCYGGDVSRKKKLLQKQKDGKKRMKQVGNVEVPQEAFLAVLHIGKD from the coding sequence ATGAAACACATTCGTAACTTTTCAATTATTGCTCATATCGATCACGGTAAATCAACTTTATCTGATCGTTTGATTTCGCATTGCGGTGGTTTATCCGACCGTGAAATGGCTGCACAGGTTCTTGACTCAATGGATATTGAGCGCGAGCGTGGCATTACAATTAAAGCACAAAGCGTAACACTGAACTATAAGGCAAAGGATGGTGAAACTTACCAACTTAACTTTATTGATACTCCAGGACACGTGGACTTCAGCTATGAGGTTTCTCGCTCATTAGCAGCTTGTGAGGGTGCTTTACTTGTTGTCGACGCTGGTCAAGGCGTAGAAGCACAGACCCTAGCAAACTGTTATACAGCGATGGAAATGGATCTGGAAGTTGTGCCAATCCTGAATAAAATCGATTTACCTGCGGCCGATCCTGATCGCGTAGCAGAAGAAATCGAAGATATCATCGGTATCGATGCAATGGAAGCAACACGTTGCTCTGCAAAAACGGGTTTAGGTATCGAAGACGTACTTGAAACAATTGTAAGAGAAATTCCATGTCCAGCAGAAGGTTCTGAAGAAGCACCGCTACAAGCTCTGATCATTGATTCATGGTTTGATAACTACCAAGGTGTTGTATCTTTGGTACGTATTACTAATGGTGTATTACGCAAAGGCGATAAAATCACTGTTATGTCAACGGGTGAATCTCATCTTGTTGATAAAGTGGGTATCTTCACACCAAAACAAACTGATACCAACATACTGCATTGCGGTGAAGTAGGTTTCGTTATCTGTGGTATTAAAGATATTTTAGGCGCACCAGTAGGTGATACGCTAACAAATACTCGTCGCCCAGCTGACGCACCTGTACCAGGTTTCAGTAAAGTTAAACCTCAGGTTTATGCGGGCATGTTCCCAATTAGCTCTGACGACTATGAAGCGTTCCGTGATGCACTTGGTAAGCTAAGTCTAAATGATGCGTCGTTATTCTATGAACCAGAGAGCTCTACAGCACTTGGTTTTGGTTTCCGTTGTGGTTTCTTAGGTTTACTACACATGGAAATCATTCAAGAGCGTTTAGAACGTGAATACGATCTTGATTTGATTACGACTGCACCAACGGTTGTTTACGAAGTTGAAACCAAAAAAGGTGAAATTGTTTACGTTGATAGCCCAGCTAAATTACCAGCGTTAAACGATATCGAAGAAATTCGTGAACCAATCGCAGAATGTAACATTCTAGTGCCACAAGAATACCTAGGTAACGTAATTACCCTGTGTATTGATAAGCGTGGTGTACAAACTAAGATGGATTATCACGGTAAGCAAGTTGCATTAACTTACGAGATCCCAATGGGTGAAGTAGTAATGGACTTCTTTGACCGTTTGAAATCAACAAGCCGTGGTTATGCGTCACTTGATTATTCTTTCGCATACTTCAATCCTGCCGATATGGTACGTGTTGACGTATTAATTAATAGCGACCGCGTTGATGCATTAGCAATGATCACACACCGTGATAATTCGATGAACCGTGGGCGTCTATTAGTTGAAAAGATGAAAGACTTAATTCCACGTCAAATGTTCAACATCGCGATTCAAGCGGTTATCGGCTCACAAGTTATTGCTCGTAGTACTGTTAAGCAAATGCGTAAAAACGTAATTGCAAAATGTTATGGCGGTGATGTAAGTCGTAAGAAGAAACTGCTACAGAAACAGAAAGACGGTAAGAAACGTATGAAGCAAGTTGGTAATGTTGAGGTTCCTCAAGAAGCCTTCTTAGCTGTGTTGCATATCGGAAAGGACTAG
- the lepB gene encoding signal peptidase I: protein MATYFSLILVLVTFVSGIIWALDKLVWEKARAEKVAFAKSQAELPAEAIAKLGQESFVVENAKSIFPVIAAVMILRSFLYEPFQIPSGSMMPTLLVGDFILVEKFSYGVKDPVLRSTLIETGKPERGDVAVFKYPPQPTVDYIKRVIGLPGDRIAYRGKQVFVQKACSGTDCTGFKKLDLNLVEIGKFKDQMVELQQYTEQLGDVKHNILINPSRPDLARDFYQQDNPPTRQYEWVVPDGHYFMMGDNRDNSADSRFWGFVPEANLVGKAVFIWTSFEFERDQDSLLPSWIPTGIRFSRIGKLK, encoded by the coding sequence ATGGCAACCTATTTTTCATTGATATTGGTACTGGTTACGTTTGTTAGCGGTATTATTTGGGCGTTAGATAAACTGGTTTGGGAAAAAGCACGTGCCGAGAAAGTCGCATTTGCTAAGTCTCAAGCTGAATTACCTGCTGAGGCAATTGCTAAATTAGGACAAGAATCGTTTGTTGTTGAAAATGCAAAATCGATCTTCCCTGTGATTGCAGCGGTAATGATTTTGCGTTCATTTTTATACGAACCATTTCAAATTCCATCAGGTTCGATGATGCCGACATTATTAGTTGGTGACTTCATCTTGGTTGAAAAATTTAGTTATGGCGTTAAAGATCCGGTATTACGTTCTACACTTATCGAAACAGGTAAGCCTGAGCGTGGCGATGTGGCAGTATTTAAATACCCACCACAGCCAACCGTTGATTACATTAAACGTGTAATCGGGTTACCGGGTGATCGTATCGCTTATCGTGGAAAACAGGTTTTCGTTCAAAAAGCATGTTCTGGAACAGACTGCACAGGGTTTAAAAAACTCGATCTTAACTTAGTAGAAATTGGTAAGTTTAAAGATCAAATGGTTGAATTACAGCAATATACAGAGCAACTTGGGGATGTTAAACATAACATTTTAATTAACCCTAGCCGCCCTGATTTAGCGCGTGATTTTTATCAGCAAGATAATCCGCCAACCCGTCAATATGAATGGGTTGTACCGGACGGTCATTACTTCATGATGGGTGATAACCGAGATAATAGTGCTGATAGCCGTTTTTGGGGTTTTGTTCCAGAAGCAAACTTAGTCGGCAAGGCTGTGTTCATTTGGACTAGTTTCGAATTTGAACGCGACCAAGATTCTTTATTACCGAGTTGGATACCAACTGGTATACGCTTTAGTCGTATTGGCAAGTTAAAATAA
- the rnc gene encoding ribonuclease III has product MTILLERLQNVLGYQYKNDGLLQQALTHRSAYFKHNERLEFLGDSVLGFIISDALFDKFPEVPEGDLSRMRATLVKGLTLAEIAREFELSECLILGPGELKSGGFRRESILADTVEALIGAMYLDSDITTTRERVLAWYATRLADIKPGIGQKDAKTQLQEWLQGRKQALPLYQVVEVKGEAHNQEFTIHCVIEGLEQPVTGKGTSRRKAEQEAAQKALEQLQ; this is encoded by the coding sequence ATGACAATTTTATTAGAAAGATTACAAAACGTATTAGGCTATCAGTACAAAAATGATGGCTTGCTACAACAAGCACTGACGCACCGTAGTGCATACTTCAAGCATAATGAACGTCTTGAATTTCTTGGTGATTCAGTACTTGGCTTTATTATCTCGGATGCATTATTTGATAAGTTTCCTGAGGTACCAGAAGGCGATTTAAGCCGCATGCGTGCAACCCTAGTTAAAGGTCTTACTTTAGCTGAAATTGCGCGTGAGTTTGAACTAAGTGAATGTTTGATCTTAGGTCCTGGTGAATTAAAAAGCGGCGGTTTCCGTCGTGAATCTATCTTAGCAGATACTGTTGAAGCGCTTATTGGTGCTATGTATCTTGATAGCGATATTACGACTACACGTGAACGCGTACTGGCTTGGTATGCAACACGTTTAGCAGACATCAAACCTGGCATTGGCCAGAAAGATGCAAAAACACAGTTACAAGAATGGTTGCAAGGACGTAAGCAAGCTCTTCCACTGTATCAAGTAGTGGAAGTTAAAGGTGAAGCTCATAATCAAGAGTTCACTATTCATTGCGTTATTGAAGGCCTAGAGCAACCTGTTACAGGTAAAGGTACTAGTCGTCGTAAAGCAGAACAAGAAGCAGCTCAAAAAGCATTGGAGCAATTACAATGA